The Fusarium poae strain DAOMC 252244 chromosome 2, whole genome shotgun sequence nucleotide sequence TTCGCCCGCTAAAAGTATACTTCAATCCACTTGAATCTTTAAAACGTCTTTTCTTACTGTCTACCTTGCACTAAACTTTCAACGCAAAATACTAATCCCCCCTCATATATAACGCTTGCTTCAAGACTTATCGGGGTCCTAGCTTCTCAAGAACTCTAGTTCCTTCCTCCTCCCACTCCGCCTTGGTAACCCACATGTTCTCCTTGTCCGCCATGATGTTGGCCAGCACCGCACCACCGAGGAACACCATGTGTCGGCGTCGCGGGGGATCCTCTATCCGCACCTTGAACTTGCTCAAGCGTTCCGGGTTACCCTGCAGCGCCCGTGTGAGCCACAGCTGCTTGAGCTCCTTCTCCAGTCGCGACGGAAGACCGGGGTACATGCTGCTTCCTCCCGAAAGGACAATCGCCTTGAACAGAGAAGAACGAATGTCCACATCAGCCGATTGGATCGTGTTGAACAGAAACTCGCCCAGACCGGGTGACTCGCTATCAACGAGATGAGGCTGGAACAGGCACTCTGGTGCCTCGAAACGCTCGCTGCCCACGCGAATCACACGTCCGTCCGGCAGAGTGTAATCCTCGACGAGAACGGTGGTGTCCTCGCTCAGGCGCTTGTCGAGCTCGAGGTCGTACGACACGTAGCATagcttctccttgatctGGCGGACGGTCTCGAAATCGGCGGTTCGGTTGAGAGCGTAGCCGCggcgcagcagcagcttgatcAGGTTGCGCGTGACGTCTCGGCCGGCAACGTCTAATCGCTTCGTAAGATGGTTGAGGACCACGGATTCGTAGACGGGGACAATGTGTGTGACACCGTCACCAGAGTCGACTACAACACCAGAACTCAAACCTACACCGCATTCGTTAGCTCTTGGAAAGCTTCAATGTTTGCGTATCATGATTACCTTGGGCGTAAAGAGCCAAAACGGCCTGAATTGCAACGTAGACACCGCCAAATCCATATCTATCAAACATGACCTCGCACATCTTTTCGCGGTTCTTAAGAGGATTCATGGGAGGCTCCGTCAAGAGGATCTTCTGGCCCTGGGGATCgaccttgagcttctcgtAGAAAGTGTAATCCCAGAGATGCTCCATGTCATCCCACTTCTTGACGATACCGTTCTCCATGGGGTAGCTGATCTGGAGCATTGTTCGGGCGGCGGCGGCCTCGTCACCGCACATGATATCCTTGATGACAACATCGCTATCGCTCTGCTCCTCTGAACGCAGGATCGGTCGGCCGACGATGGAAGGGTATTGATGCTCGGGGAAGTTCTGTGCGGCATATCCGACCTTGAGGAAACCGGTACCTCCATCGAGGACTAAGCGGTAGAGGTATCGTCAGCACAGGGGTGGTTGGGGGAGCTTCCTGAAGCTCTTGGGATACATGCGAAGCTTACCAATGGGTGGAGGGTTGGCCATATTTACGTTATAGAAAGGTGGGAGATGTGTATTCGGTGATTGAGAGGCCGACGAGGTGTCGTGTTGCTATCGCCAACAGCTCAGCTTAGAGGAGGTTGAGGTGGTCGTCAGTAGTGGGGTACGTCTTGCCGACCGTCGTCAGAG carries:
- the ARP2 gene encoding Arp2/3 complex subunit, actin nucleation center (BUSCO:26204at5125); protein product: MANPPPIVLDGGTGFLKVGYAAQNFPEHQYPSIVGRPILRSEEQSDSDVVIKDIMCGDEAAAARTMLQISYPMENGIVKKWDDMEHLWDYTFYEKLKVDPQGQKILLTEPPMNPLKNREKMCEVMFDRYGFGGVYVAIQAVLALYAQGLSSGVVVDSGDGVTHIVPVYESVVLNHLTKRLDVAGRDVTRNLIKLLLRRGYALNRTADFETVRQIKEKLCYVSYDLELDKRLSEDTTVLVEDYTLPDGRVIRVGSERFEAPECLFQPHLVDSESPGLGEFLFNTIQSADVDIRSSLFKAIVLSGGSSMYPGLPSRLEKELKQLWLTRALQGNPERLSKFKVRIEDPPRRRHMVFLGGAVLANIMADKENMWVTKAEWEEEGTRVLEKLGPR